Proteins from one Mytilus galloprovincialis chromosome 11, xbMytGall1.hap1.1, whole genome shotgun sequence genomic window:
- the LOC143052925 gene encoding uncharacterized protein LOC143052925, which translates to MQVTLANTKDAFELKESFASGNTPLIWNCYHGYTKIVKWLLCKDVDVDQCRDDDVCGLLMASHEGHTDIVKLLLERNPNVNLCNKDGRSPLLQASYGGHTDIVKLLLERNPDVNLCNNDGCSPLLQASDGGHTDIVKLLLERNPDVNLCDNDGLSPLLQASDGGHTDVVKLLLERNPDVNLCDNDGCSPLLQASDGGHTDVVKLLLERNPDVNLCDNDGCSPLLQASQQGRTDIVKLLLERNPNVNLCDKGGSTPLIMASICGHTDIVRLLLERNPVPCDNTPLSTSYVNNNISISNNPSLVQPLMKHKPDINVQTYVGGNALYFSALYGNIEITQLLLEKNADSNICIYSKQYIAEMIKNHPTVTLGKIKQSIFDSLVQSSSSRVIDYVSKKSVDYAFDVVAGSSPLHIACFMGRTDIVHCIMDHNANINLTKEDSTTPLFFACEVGHQDIVRLLLDKGADTQICKLDGKSPLTIATDNGHISIVDIVKEYMKKEKHI; encoded by the coding sequence ATGCAAGTCACATTAGCCAATACCAAGGATGCATTTGAACTCAAGGAGAGCTTTGCATCAGGAAATACTCCACTGATATGGaattgttatcatggttatactaAAATAGTGAAGTGGTTGTTATGTAAGGATGTGGATGTAGATCAATGTAGAGATGATGATGTTTGTGGACTGTTAATGGCAAGTCAcgaaggacatactgatatagtaaagttactgttagagaggaATCCTAATGTTAATCTATGTAACAAGGATGGCCGCAGTCCTCTGTTACAGGCAAGTTATGGAGGACATAccgatatagtaaagttactgttagagagaAATCCTGATGTTAATCTATGTAACAATGATGGCTGTAGTCCTCTGTTACAGGCAAGTGATggaggacatactgatatagtaaagttactgttagagagaAATCCTGATGTTAATCTATGTGACAATGATGGCTTGAGTCCTCTGTTACAGGCAAGTGATGGAGGACATACTGATGTAGTAAAATTACTTTTAGAGAGGAATCCTGATGTTAATCTATGTGACAATGATGGCTGTAGTCCTCTGTTACAGGCAAGTGATGGAGGACATACTGATGTAGTAAAATTACTTTTAGAGAGGAATCCTGATGTTAATCTATGTGACAATGATGGCTGTAGTCCTCTGTTACAGGCAAGTCAGCAAGGAcgtactgatatagtaaagttactgttagagaggaATCCTAATGTTAATCTATGTGACAAGGGTGGATCTACTCCTCTGATAATGGCAAGTATATGTGGACATACCGACATAGTTAGATTACTGTTAGAGAGGAATCCTGTTCCATGTGACAATACACCACTGAGTACGTCATATGTCAATAATAACATCAGTATCAGTAACAATCCGAGTCTTGTCCAGCcattaatgaaacataaaccagaCATTAATGTCCAGACATATGTTGGAGGTAATGCTTTATATTTCAGTGCACTGTATGGAAACATTGAGATAACACAGTTACTTTTAGAGAAGAATGCTGACTCTAATATATGTATCTATAGTAAACAGTATATAGCAGAAATGATAAAGAATCACCCAACTGTAACTTtaggaaaaataaaacaaagcatATTCGATAGCCTTGTACAGAGTTCATCATCACGTGTAATAGACTACGTCAGTAAGAAGTCAGTAGATTATGCCTTTGATGTAGTAGCTGGTTCCTCTCCATTACACATAGCCTGTTTTATGGGTAGGACCGATATAGTTCATTGCATTATGGACCACAATGCTAACATCAACCTGACAAAAGAAGACAGCACTACACCCTTATTTTTTGCATGTGAAGTAGGACATCAGGATATTGTACGTTTATTGTTAGATAAAGGGGCAGATACACAGATATGTAAACTTGATGGGAAATCTCCTTTAACCATTGCAACAGATAATGGACATATCTCTATAGTAGATATTGTTAAAGAATACATGAAGAAGgaaaaacatatttga